The DNA sequence CCAAAGAAAAATACATGCACCTGATTGCGGGCCTTGTTATTTTGATTGCTGGCTTAGGTATGCATTTCTTTGGTTGGTAAATAACACAATTAACTATCACTTATTTAAACACTTAAATCCGTTCATCATTACCAGAGGATCACGATGGGACGGATTTTTTTTATCAAAAAATGATAGTTCTTGTAACGAATCGCCTGGCTAGCCGTCTTATTACATTGTAAACAAAGAACAGAAACAGAATGCCGATTGGCAAATCATGCCATTACCAATGCATTGAAAAGCCATATTAAATGGAATAAAACTGATGATTTAATCGATTTACAGGAAAAAATCGGCCATTCATCGAAAAAAGTAGCACAAAGCCAACAGTAATTCTGAATTTTGACATTAGAAAACTAACAGAAAACAAAGCCATGATTAGATTAAACAACATTAACAAATCCTATGTAATGGGAAGCAACAGTCTTCATGTTCTGAAAGGCATAGACCTTCAAATCGAACAGGGTGACTTTGTTTCCATCATGGGTTCATCCGGTTCCGGAAAATCAACTCTTCTGAACATTTTAGGTATGCTTGATAATTACGACAGCGGAACTTATCATTTATCGGGCAACCTGATCCAAAACATGAGTGAAAAAAAAGCGGCTCAATACCGAAACGACCTTGTCGGTTTTATATTCCAGTCGTTTAACCTCATTTCGTTTAAAAACGCCATGGAAAATGTGGCCCTGCCCCTTTACTACAAAGGTGTACCGCGTAAAAAACGCAACCAGATTGCGCTCGAATACCTCGAAAAACTGGGATTGAAAGATTGGGCAACCCACATGCCAAACGAAATGTCAGGAGGTCAGAAACAACGCGTGGCCATTGCCCGGGCACTCATTTCTCAACCCAAGATTATTTTGGCCGACGAACCAACCGGAGCATTGGATTCAGCAACTTCATACGAAGTGATGGATATCCTGAAAAAAGTAAACGACGACGGCATCACCGTAATCATTGTTACGCATGAACACGACATTGCCGCAATGACCAACCAGATTATCCGGCTTAAGGATGGGTTGATTCACGAAATCATCCGTAATGGCGAGCTGAAACAGTTCAAGAAAGAATATACACATGGGCTAGAAGCCGCTCAAATCCCAAGCTATGTTTGATATCGACAAATGGCAGGAAATTTTTGCCACCATCAAAAAAAATAAGATGCGGACTTTCCTCACCGGCTTTTCAGTAGCCTGGGGAATTTTCATGCTGATGATTTTGCTGGGCTCCGGAAACGGTTTAAGCAACGGGGTTGCCAACAATTTCATGAACGATGCAGTAAATGCCATGTGGATCTGGCGTGGCGAAACCACTATACCTTATGAAGGAATGAAAAGTGGACGTTCCATCCAGTTTCATAACGATGATCAGGAAATTGTGCAAAAAGTTCCCGGAGTTGGAGTATCATCAGGTCGCTATTTTATGGGAAATACCCGCTATTCATATTTAAAGGAATCGGGCGAATATACCACCATTACCTGCCAACCAGCATTAAAGGACGTTGAAAACCTTATTCTGAATGAAGGGCGGTTCATAAATGACCTTGACATTATCCAAAAAAGAAAAGTTGTTGTCATAGGAGCAGACATTAAGACAGCTCTTTTTAAGGATTCGGTTGCGTTAGGTGAGTATGTGAATGTAAATATGGTGCCTTTTAAGGTAGTCGGCATTTGCTCGGAACCCGGATCGACCCAGAACCGCAATGCTTACATGCCACTTTCCACTGCTCAAATGATTTTTAGCGGATCAAATAAGCTTCACAACCTGGCACTTACAATAAACGCTACTACTCTTGAAGAAAGCCAGGCCATCGAAGAGCAAATCCGGAATGCATTGGGCAAGCAACATAAATTTGATCCAAAAGATGAAGGTGCAATAGGCCTATACAATAAGTTGGAAAACTATATCCAGACCATGAAAATATTCCAGGCCATTAAAATCTTTATCTGGATAATTGGTATCGGAACTTTAATTGCCGGAATCGTCGGTGTTAGCAACATCATGCTTATCGTGGTAAAAGAACGTACCAAAGAAATTGGAATCCGAAAAGCAATTGGGGCAAGTCCGTCATCAGTAATTGGTCTGATTTTGCTTGAATCAATCATGATAACTACCATAGCCGGTTATATTGGTTTGGTATTGGGAACGGGACTCATGGAGATGATCAACTATTTCATGATGCAATCCGCCGGACCAGCAACTGAACAAAGCGAAACCATATTCATGAATCCAACGGTTGACATTAACATCGCAATTTATTCGACTTTGCTTCTGATTGTTGCCGGTGCAATCGCCGGATATATTCCAGCTAAAAGAGCTGCCAGTATTAAACCGATTGTTGCCTTGCGCGACGAATAATAAGAGGAGGCAATATCATGTTTGATTTAGATTTATGGAGTGAGATAATTAGCGCTCTGAAGAAAAACCGGATGCGAAGCTTTATGACTGCCTTTGGTGTTTTCTGGGGAATTTTCATGCTGATTGTAATGTCGGGCGCAGGAAAAGCTTTGGAAAACGGCGTACTGGATGGAGTCAGGGCCTTTGCAACCAATTCGGCATTCTTCTGGACCGAACGAACCAGTGTCCCTTACGAAGGATTTCAACGCGGACGCCGCTGGAACTACGAAACAAGCGACATTGATTACATCCGCGACAACGTTAAAGAGGTAGAATACTTATCACCACGTTTGTTTGGAAATCAGCAAGCTGGCAACAATACCATTCGTGGTGAACGGGCCGGGGCATTTAACGTATATGGCGATTATCCCGACTATTTTAAAATCGACCGCTGGACTCCTGCCAAGGGACGTTTAATTAACGATATAGATATGCTTCAGGAACGAAAAGTTTGCAACATTGGTGAACGGGTTGTTGAAGTGATGTTTGGGAAAGATGAAAATCCGATAGGACAATACCTGAAAATTAGCGGAGTCTACTTTCAGGTTGTAGGAGTCATTCATGCTGAAACACGTATCAATATTGGAGGAGGCAAGAAAGAAGAAACCATAATTATTCCGTTCTCAACCATGCGGAAGGCCTATAATTATGGCAACAGGGTATATTTCTTCTCGGTAACTTCAAAACCAGGAACAAAAGTTAGTGATCTGGAAGAAAAATTAAAAACCTTACTCAAAGATCGACACAAAATTGCACCTGATGATCAACAGGCCATCGGATCGTTCAACATCGAGAAAGAATTCGTCAAGTTTAATGCGCTGTTTCTTGGTATTCAGGGTCTGACCTGGATTGTTGGAATCGGAACCCTTCTGGCCGGAGTTATCGGAGTTAGCAACATCATGTTGGTTATCATTAAAGAACGGACACAGGAAATCGGTATTCAACGAGCCATAGGGGCAACGCCTGCAACCGTTATCAAACACATCGTTGCCGAAAGCGTGTTCCTTACAGTAATGGCCGGATATATCGGACTATCGCTCGGGGTTGGAGTACTCGAAATTTTGAATCAGATATTACTGAGAGGTGGTGATAAATTGTTCTTCCGCAATCCGGAAATCAACCTCACCATGGCGCTATCGGCACTGGCGGTACTTGTCGTAGCCGGAATTATTGCAGGCCTCATCCCGGCCAAAAGAGCGGTCAGTATCAAACCAATCGATGCAATCAGAGACGAATAAAAAAGTCATTTGTCAATAAAAAATGGAAATGACCTTTCCCCGATGACTAATGACGCTAATAAATAATAATCAGAAACAGAAACATATAAAAAAACTAAATCATGAGAAAAATTTTTAAAATCCTGGGAATTGTAATCCTGGTCGGAATTTTTGGAGGTACCATTTACTTCCTTTATACCAAATCGAAAAAAGTGCCTGATGTATACGAAACAAAAAATCCATTCGTATCCAACGTAATTCGGAAAACAGTTGCTACCGGATCAGTCGTTCCACGTAAAGAAATCGAAATTGTACCGCAGGTTTCAGGAATTATTGATGAATTGTACGTTGTTGCCGGCGACTTTGTAAAAAAAGATCAGGTGATAGCTAAAATCAAGATTATTCCCGACATGGTAAACCTGAACAATGCGGAGAACCGCTTAAACCGGGCAAAACTAAGCGCCGATGATGCTAAAGTTGATTTCGACCGCCAGCAAAAATTGTACGATCAGAAAGTAATTTCATTCGAAGAATACAAAAAAGCTAAGGTAACTTATGATTCATCCAAAGAAGAATTATCCGCAGCAGAAAATAATCTGGATTTAATTAAAAACGGTGTAACAAAAAAGGCATCAACAGCTACTAATACACTTGTTCGTTCAACTGTAAACGGAATGGTGCTTGATGTACCAATTAAAGAAGGAAACTCGGTTATTCAATCGAACACGTTTAATAACGGAACAGCCATTTGTACGGTTGCCGACATGCAGGACATGATTTTTAAAGGCAAGGTAG is a window from the Aquipluma nitroreducens genome containing:
- a CDS encoding ABC transporter ATP-binding protein translates to MIRLNNINKSYVMGSNSLHVLKGIDLQIEQGDFVSIMGSSGSGKSTLLNILGMLDNYDSGTYHLSGNLIQNMSEKKAAQYRNDLVGFIFQSFNLISFKNAMENVALPLYYKGVPRKKRNQIALEYLEKLGLKDWATHMPNEMSGGQKQRVAIARALISQPKIILADEPTGALDSATSYEVMDILKKVNDDGITVIIVTHEHDIAAMTNQIIRLKDGLIHEIIRNGELKQFKKEYTHGLEAAQIPSYV
- a CDS encoding ABC transporter permease, which encodes MFDIDKWQEIFATIKKNKMRTFLTGFSVAWGIFMLMILLGSGNGLSNGVANNFMNDAVNAMWIWRGETTIPYEGMKSGRSIQFHNDDQEIVQKVPGVGVSSGRYFMGNTRYSYLKESGEYTTITCQPALKDVENLILNEGRFINDLDIIQKRKVVVIGADIKTALFKDSVALGEYVNVNMVPFKVVGICSEPGSTQNRNAYMPLSTAQMIFSGSNKLHNLALTINATTLEESQAIEEQIRNALGKQHKFDPKDEGAIGLYNKLENYIQTMKIFQAIKIFIWIIGIGTLIAGIVGVSNIMLIVVKERTKEIGIRKAIGASPSSVIGLILLESIMITTIAGYIGLVLGTGLMEMINYFMMQSAGPATEQSETIFMNPTVDINIAIYSTLLLIVAGAIAGYIPAKRAASIKPIVALRDE
- a CDS encoding ABC transporter permease, with the protein product MFDLDLWSEIISALKKNRMRSFMTAFGVFWGIFMLIVMSGAGKALENGVLDGVRAFATNSAFFWTERTSVPYEGFQRGRRWNYETSDIDYIRDNVKEVEYLSPRLFGNQQAGNNTIRGERAGAFNVYGDYPDYFKIDRWTPAKGRLINDIDMLQERKVCNIGERVVEVMFGKDENPIGQYLKISGVYFQVVGVIHAETRINIGGGKKEETIIIPFSTMRKAYNYGNRVYFFSVTSKPGTKVSDLEEKLKTLLKDRHKIAPDDQQAIGSFNIEKEFVKFNALFLGIQGLTWIVGIGTLLAGVIGVSNIMLVIIKERTQEIGIQRAIGATPATVIKHIVAESVFLTVMAGYIGLSLGVGVLEILNQILLRGGDKLFFRNPEINLTMALSALAVLVVAGIIAGLIPAKRAVSIKPIDAIRDE
- a CDS encoding efflux RND transporter periplasmic adaptor subunit, with translation MRKIFKILGIVILVGIFGGTIYFLYTKSKKVPDVYETKNPFVSNVIRKTVATGSVVPRKEIEIVPQVSGIIDELYVVAGDFVKKDQVIAKIKIIPDMVNLNNAENRLNRAKLSADDAKVDFDRQQKLYDQKVISFEEYKKAKVTYDSSKEELSAAENNLDLIKNGVTKKASTATNTLVRSTVNGMVLDVPIKEGNSVIQSNTFNNGTAICTVADMQDMIFKGKVDETEVGKIKEGMNIELEIGAIEKDKFGAILEYIAPKGKEENGAIQFEIKANVVLKENQFIRAGYSANANIVLEKKDSVLVIPEGLLKFEKDSSFVEVETAIPQTFEKRMVKTGISDGINIEITEGLTKADKVKGEKVDPKKVKEEEKKKA